The Chromatiaceae bacterium genome has a window encoding:
- a CDS encoding VOC family protein, translating into MSEIMGIHHASLLVADTARALAFYRDLLGLAIIAERPDLGFPGAWLRVGTQQIHLLELPNPDSVTGRPDHGGRDRHLALHVQDLDGLAGRLERAGIPYSRSRSGRAALFCRDPDANALEFIPAPRSAGEK; encoded by the coding sequence ATGTCGGAAATCATGGGGATTCACCACGCCAGCCTCCTTGTCGCCGACACGGCGCGGGCCCTGGCCTTCTACCGGGATCTGCTCGGCCTGGCCATCATCGCCGAGCGCCCGGACCTGGGCTTTCCCGGTGCCTGGCTCCGCGTCGGCACACAACAGATTCATTTGCTGGAACTCCCCAACCCGGACTCGGTGACGGGCCGCCCGGACCATGGCGGCCGGGACCGGCACCTCGCCCTGCACGTCCAGGACCTCGACGGACTGGCCGGGCGTCTGGAGCGGGCCGGCATTCCCTACAGCCGCAGCCGCTCGGGCCGCGCCGCCCTCTTTTGCCGGGACCCGGATGCCAATGCCCTGGAGTTCATTCCGGCCCCCAGGTCCGCCGGGGAAAAGTGA
- the dapC gene encoding succinyldiaminopimelate transaminase produces the protein MNPDLARLQPYPFEKLAALKAGIEPPVELGHIALSIGEPKHPTPKFIVETLIAHLHLLSAYPTTRGLPALRQTIADWLTRRFQLPAGGLDPERQILPLNGTREGLFAFAQALVDRTRQPLVLMPNPFYQIYEGAALLAGAEPHFLPCLAENSFIPDFAAVDADTWRRCQILYLCSPGNPTGAVIPLATLQRLIQLAEEFDFLIAADECYSELYGDEERPPIGLLQAAAALGQLDYRRCLVFHSLSKRSNVPGLRSGFIAGDAEVIERFFQYRTYHGCAMPVQHQHASLAAWGDEGHVVANRALYRAKFDAVLAILGDILEVTRPEAGFYLWPVTPIPDPAFARGLFAAANVTLLPGSYLSREVAGQNPGTHRARLALVAPLDECVEAAWRIRRFVESL, from the coding sequence ATGAATCCCGATCTGGCCCGGCTCCAACCCTACCCCTTCGAAAAGCTCGCCGCCCTCAAGGCGGGCATCGAGCCCCCGGTAGAGCTAGGCCACATCGCCCTGTCCATCGGCGAGCCCAAGCACCCGACGCCGAAATTCATCGTCGAGACCCTGATCGCCCATCTGCACCTGCTGTCCGCCTATCCCACCACCCGGGGTTTGCCGGCCCTGCGCCAGACTATCGCCGACTGGCTGACCCGCCGTTTCCAGTTGCCGGCGGGCGGTCTGGACCCCGAGCGCCAGATCCTGCCCCTGAACGGCACCCGCGAAGGGCTGTTCGCCTTCGCCCAGGCCCTGGTGGACCGGACGCGCCAGCCCCTGGTGCTGATGCCCAACCCCTTTTATCAGATCTACGAGGGCGCCGCCCTGCTGGCCGGGGCGGAACCCCACTTCCTCCCCTGCCTGGCCGAGAACAGTTTCATCCCGGACTTCGCGGCCGTGGACGCGGATACCTGGCGACGGTGCCAGATCCTCTATCTCTGTTCCCCGGGCAACCCCACAGGCGCCGTCATCCCCCTGGCGACTCTGCAACGGCTGATTCAATTGGCCGAGGAATTCGATTTCCTGATCGCCGCCGATGAGTGTTACTCGGAACTCTATGGTGACGAGGAACGGCCGCCGATCGGCCTGCTCCAGGCGGCGGCCGCCCTGGGCCAGCTTGATTACCGGCGTTGCCTGGTCTTTCACAGCCTGTCCAAGCGCTCCAACGTCCCGGGCCTGAGGTCCGGCTTTATCGCCGGCGACGCCGAGGTGATCGAGCGCTTCTTCCAGTACCGCACCTACCACGGCTGCGCCATGCCAGTGCAGCATCAGCACGCCAGTCTCGCCGCCTGGGGCGACGAAGGCCATGTGGTCGCCAACCGGGCCCTCTACCGCGCCAAATTCGATGCGGTCCTGGCGATCCTGGGTGACATTTTGGAAGTCACACGGCCGGAGGCGGGTTTCTATCTCTGGCCCGTCACGCCCATCCCGGACCCGGCTTTCGCCCGGGGACTCTTCGCCGCCGCCAACGTCACCCTCCTGCCGGGGTCCTATCTCTCGCGGGAGGTTGCCGGCCAGAATCCCGGGACCCATCGCGCCCGCCTGGCCCTGGTGGCGCCTCTCGACGAATGCGTCGAGGCCGCCTGGCGCATCCGCCGCTTTGTCGAATCCCTGTGA
- the dapD gene encoding 2,3,4,5-tetrahydropyridine-2,6-dicarboxylate N-succinyltransferase yields MSDNRQTIEEAFEHRAEITPRSVETLVRDAVQDTIDRLDRGEIRVAEKCDGVWMVNDWIKKAVLLSFRIEDNAFMKGGFTNYYDKVPSKFQDFNSRDFRDAGVRVVPPATARRGAYIAPGCVLMPSYVNIGAYVDSGAMVDTWATVGSCAQIGKNVHLSGGVGIGGVLEPVQAAPTIIEDNCFIGARSEVVEGVIVEEGAVISMGVYIGASTKIYHRETGEILYGRVPAGAVVVPGNLPAKDGSHSLYCAVIIKQVDARTRGKVGINELLRDI; encoded by the coding sequence ATGAGCGATAACCGCCAAACCATCGAAGAGGCCTTTGAGCACCGTGCCGAGATCACCCCACGGAGCGTCGAGACCCTGGTTCGGGACGCGGTCCAGGACACCATCGACCGCCTCGACCGGGGGGAGATCCGGGTGGCGGAGAAATGCGACGGCGTCTGGATGGTGAACGACTGGATCAAGAAGGCGGTGCTACTCTCCTTCCGCATCGAGGACAACGCCTTCATGAAGGGCGGTTTCACCAACTATTACGACAAGGTGCCCTCCAAGTTTCAGGACTTCAACAGCCGTGACTTCCGCGACGCCGGCGTGCGGGTGGTGCCCCCGGCCACGGCGCGCCGCGGCGCCTACATAGCTCCCGGCTGTGTCCTCATGCCCTCCTATGTCAACATCGGCGCCTATGTCGATTCCGGCGCCATGGTCGATACCTGGGCCACCGTCGGTTCCTGCGCCCAGATCGGCAAGAACGTGCATCTGTCTGGCGGCGTCGGTATCGGCGGCGTCCTGGAGCCAGTCCAGGCCGCGCCCACCATCATCGAGGATAACTGCTTCATCGGCGCCCGCTCCGAGGTCGTCGAGGGGGTCATCGTCGAGGAAGGCGCCGTCATCTCCATGGGCGTTTATATCGGCGCCAGCACCAAGATCTATCATCGCGAGACCGGCGAAATCCTCTACGGCCGCGTCCCCGCCGGTGCCGTCGTCGTCCCCGGCAACCTGCCCGCCAAGGACGGGAGTCACAGCCTCTACTGCGCGGTCATCATCAAGCAGGTGGACGCGCGCACCCGGGGCAAGGTGGGC